Part of the Spea bombifrons isolate aSpeBom1 chromosome 3, aSpeBom1.2.pri, whole genome shotgun sequence genome, CAGTGATTTAGAATACAGAGCTGTCGTTGCGATGCCAGTTGATCACTATACCTCTGTGAGGGTGTAAACGGACAGGGCCTGAGCAATCGCAAGTGTTCGTGTGGATTTAGTGGGAATTACTGAGATTtggtagagagagaaaaaataagttACTGAAGTACAAGAGGATACTTTTTATacggagaaaagaaaaaaataagagggATCGCTCTTTAAATGAAACCGCATAAAGGCTAATTTGACCAAAtaagattattttgttttgaacAGGTGTGGTCTGTAGACTCTCTGGACAAGCAGTTATTTAGCGTTGATCGTCATACAAGCAATCGTTATGGCAGAATATAATCTGCAAAATGGATGATTACAAAAATAGTTTCACAGggtagggaaaaaaaacaaccacttTACTTTTAAGTAATTTGTTCCAATTTACTGAGAACGCATtcaagaataaaaatgtataaaaagctACAAGGACTTTATCTATAAAGAGCAATCCTGGCACTAGGTGTATTCGTTTCCACGGCAAGACAAGTCAGCAGCACTTGATAGCCACCTCTTCAAATAAAGAAAACGAGGCTGAAAAAATTACTGATATCTTATTTATCGTAGATAGTAAAACAGGACTCAGAGCCAGACATGCTTAACGAGTTTTGTTCAGCATGCTTACTCATAAGCTTGAGTAAGCACTCTCTACGAAACTTGTTAAGCATGTCCAGCTCTGTTTTACTATCAACGATAAATAAACAGGGTACCAGTTGTTTTTGACCCTGGTTTCTGGATTTTATTTGAAAGGGTGGCTGTCGAGTGCTGCCAAGTTATTACAGGCAAGAATTACAGCTTTGGGGACTGAGATCAGATATATTATGAGGAGAGAGGCTAGGCTTTAGCACACTAACCCAACACATTATAGTTTTTAGAAAAGCTGTATTTTTCATCATCATTGAAACTAAAAGGTATGCTTTTTACCTGCCTATTGAACTgcagtaccatatttgctccagtataagacgaccccccaaaatctgaatattaattgagggaaaaaaaaacaaaagaaaaagcctgaatataagatgaccctataggaaaaaacttttaccagtaaatgttaattcatgtaaactatttttttttttataaaagctatgattgagaaaaatattttgtttttatttccttttattttccaacctgcccccccagttatgcacatctgcccccaggcttgccactctgccccagaaatgccttttaaccctctaaatgccactgtgccccatgatatgccttttaaccctctaaatggcactgtgccccatgatatgccttttaaccctctaaatgccactgtgccccatgatatgccttttaaccctctaaatgccactgtgccccatgatatgccttttaaccctctaaatgccactgtgccccatgatatgccttttaactctctatgtgccaccagaaatgccttatacccctttatgccagagtggcatatagggaagtataagccatttcaggaggcagagtagcgtatagagggttaaaaggcatttctgaaggcagaatggcattaagggggttaaaaggcatttcatacagcactctgcctacagaaatgccttatgccccccatttaacaccccccaacttaccggtgcttctgactcccggcgtgttgtccgggcagcaggtagacatCTACGTGatttgcgtaggcaacttctgctgcagccggaaggaggtgcggttagtagcgggggttgtctacgtccatcgcgcatacaccctccgactgtcagagacaCCGGTGCGGGAACTCTGATCCGGCTGtgagagagaattccccgcaccggtgcagggaactctcccctctgacagccggggaaggtctgcacgatggacgcagacaacccccgctgcgaattgcgtagacgtctatacgctgccccggctacacaccagggactcaaacaccggtaagttgggggggggcataagacaggaggatccaggtcccctgcagcactgcagcgaatctggatctcagtctcatagtcagacctatttgaggtctgattataagattcatttgctctgaaaaaaacctcgtcttataattgagcacaTACGGTATTTATTACACAACCCTTATTAGTAGACACTAGCACAACATATAACCATTTGCCATATAAAGACATGCTATTTTTACCTTTCTGAAATCTCTTCTAGCAAGTCCATCAATTTCGCTGCTAAACCAAGGCGTCTGAATTCAGGTGCAACCGAGAGAGCCGTGACGTGGCCGTGCCATTCCTCCCGAGCTACGGAGCCCTCTGCTTTCCCCATTACTGCAAAGGCAGACATAGGCAAATAAAGGTGATCCGAAAGCACAGACAAGTTAGTTTAAATGTTACCCCTAGCATGCGTCAACCTGATGACTATAAACAGCAGCGAAGATGCCAAATCAGAAAGGGCTGAAGCACATGTTGTATGTTTTCCTCTGCATTTCCACATATGAAAGCCTTGTAATAGCCAGTGATTAAAGAGAATAACTGACACATGATCTTGAAATTattgataataaataaaagtttaaacaGAACCTGCTTTGTACCAAAatctacattttctttatataatgactaataaaatgtgaattttttatTGGAGGGTTCCAAGATGCCTCAAAAGTAACTAGATCACATATTTACACTGATGCCCAGCCTTATcttaaagccccccccccattttctttCAGTCTCAATTCTTTCATTGCTCCTTTTTACACTCCGACCCAACCTGTACAAACACGGTTTAAACTGCCCAGTAGGAAAGAATATATGCATTCAGCTTCCATAGAGCACCTGAATTATGCACATCCATAAGTGGCTGCTGAACATACAGATAAGGTATAATATTGCGTAGATAGGCCATGAAGGTTATACATGTAACGCTCCCTCACCAACatcaataaagattttttttaaataaatcatttcacATTGCTTTGTAGATATTACTAAATAATGTGTTATTTGAGGGTATATCAGTTTACCAGGTAGATGGCCTCCAGTACCAAGAATACTTACTATAACCCATAATCTCTCCTCCAGGAGCTTCAGCAACAATAAAATATTCCGGCCAGTGTGCCAAATACTGCAGGTAAAAGGGTATTCCATACTGAGAGGTTTAGTCAAGGTGCGCaacacaagaaaaataataaaagaaatatcatgATGTAAACAGTTCCTACTGAGAACCATTTACACTTAGAGAATTTCAGGCTTGATTGTTACACACCATAACTCATTTCAATGTTAATGAATATATAGTGCTAATGCATGCAACAAAAACCTGGCCCCACAATTCTGTATAGCAGCCGCGATGAAAAGAACACAACTTTTAGAACTCATCCCAACGTTACACGAGCAGATGTTGCTTAATGATAATGTACTGCAGGAATATGGTTTTAGAAACATTCCATTAGGATACAGTCTCTGTGAGGGGGTCCAAATttctgtaaaaaacaaaacattaaatcacATATTATACATACGGTAGATACAAAGATTTGATTAAAGCAAAAATTGGATTAAGAGAACAGAGGCACTAGAGACATCACTACACATTATAAAGCTCCAACCTCAGCGAGCTTTTGCAGGAAGAGCTTATAGTTAGACcctatagttaaatcagtgaaataTCTAGTACAAGTgaattacacattatacagggccaggtcAGCCCTTCACAGTGGAGAAACGAGCCAATGTTGGCCCTCCATCATGAATAGCAAAGAGTAAAAACCATAACTCTCCTGCAGACTATAAACTCCTGCATATAAGCCGCTGGCGCACGCATAGGAAGAGACTTCAGCACTTCTGACACAAAGGAagagaaacattaaaaaggaaataCCTAAAATATAAAGAAGGGGCAATTACTGACTTAACCTCACAGCCACCTAATAGCATAATACAAACACCAAGCGTCTGGGGGAGGCAGGGGGCATATGCCTCTTACTGTCCCACACCtgtcactgaaagggttaaaagggcaATACAAGCCTTAAAAGCAAAGCACACGCAGCACCCCGCAGACGTATATAAcactatacaaaacaatacattacGTCATATAACCCTGCAAATACTAATGGAGATCTCGCCAAGAGCATTTCCGTGtaaatggttaataaaatatagtaagTCGATGTGCACATCAGGTACCCGGACCTGTGCTTCCACTCCCCGGCCTAAGCAAACTCGTTTTATGAATGACTTAATCTCCGTGTAAACGGGATCCCAATTGCTTTATAAACCCAGCCATTACGGAACATGCTATTCTCGTCAGTGCTCACACGTTATTGAACCGAAAGAGATCGTCGCACGTGAAGGCTCTCAGCGAAGTCATCCCCTCATCCAACAGGGAACATCGGCAGAACACCACCGGAAGCGGGGAAGCTGAGGTCCTGCTACACGGAAGTGACGCGATTTATTGGCAGACTTCAGAAGCGCCATGCCAAGTCATGGTAATGTGTTCCTATTGCGATACACTAGCGGTCTTGGTCTGACTAATAGTTGCTATTCGTCGTTTCCTGAACTATAAACATAGTGCGGGGTGTGTATAAAGTGCGATCCGATTAAAAAGACTGAAGAGGTCATGTGGacgtagcaaccaatggaatggcccGTTCAACAGGAAGCGTCCatgggttgctatggtgatgccactacgggttttttttttgattttatggCCAGAAATGGTGACATGGTAGATGATTAAGGCTTTGGGGTTCCAAGATTGCCTTGGAgttaaatgggttaaaataGCATTTCAAATCCAGAAGAATAAAAAGTCAGCTGCTGTGTGTTGGGTGGTGAGAAGTATTATTGGCACaaatctaacaaaaaaacatgcttatgCTTAGTGAACGCAATATGGCATTATTTCAGATGGTCAAGTAGTGTAGCCAAGCAGTGGGGAGCAGCAGTCGAGTGTTGAGTTAAAAAAGGAATCTACAGTTAGAGGAAAATGGTTgtttaagataaaaataatccGCAGACCATAAAAAGTTCTAACAGAGAGGTGTATGGTAAAACCAAAACTCGATCTGCAGCAATCATCCTCCCTCGCTGACACCGCACTCCCGAAAATGGCATCACTTCTCGTTGTGCAGTGCCAGTGCACTGTATGTCAAGGGACTCGATCGGATTGCCGCTCATTGAGGGAACTGAAGGCCACAATGATCATACAGGAGGGATGTGGAGGGTGCACTAAGTTTAATGTGTATATGCTCAGGTTTCTAGAACTAGTAGACTGCATATTGCGCATGTGCGGAACTTGTACATATGCGCAGCTCTGGCAGTGATGCTCTACCTCcaatgaaaatgccttgttgatgtcagaggagaagtggcagactggttcaagatgacaaaaaaggcaacagtaactcaaataaccactcgttacaaccaaagtatgcagaataccatctctgaacgcgcAACATGTCAAACCTTGAATAAAACGGggtacagcagcagaagactaAACTgtgtgccactcctgtcagctaagaacaggaaactgaggctacaattatcacaggctcaccaaaattgggcaatggaagactggaagaacattgcctagtctgatgagtctcgattccagctgcgacattcagatggcagggtcagatgttggcataaacaacatgaaagcatggatccatcctgccttgtatcagccgttcaggctggtggtgattaatggtgtgtgtgtgtgtgtgggggggatattttcatggcacactttgggccccttagtaccaattgagcatcgtttaaacacgacagcctacctgagtattgttgctaaCCATGTCCATCACTTTATGACCACAGCGTACCCATcctctgatggctacttccagcagaataatgcaccatgtcacaaacatcataatctcaaactggtttcttgaacatgacaatgagtttgctgcactccaatggcctccccagtcaccagatctcaatccaatagagcacctttgggatgtggtggaacgagAGATTGGTATCCGATGTCGGGTATCCGATGTCTCGGTTCCCAGCACCGGCTGGCGGATTGCCGCTCGTGGACGCCGGGTTCCTCCAGGTACCAGTGAGCAGACTGCGGTCCGCGGACGCCGGAAACCCAAGAGTCTGTCCCGGAGCTCAGTCGCCGGCAGGGGTTACTCGAGGGGTTTAGTCTGGAGATTCCCCTGACAGAGGACTTACCTCTCCTCCTGGCGTCGCCTGCAGGAACTCTAGGGGTCCGGCTAAGCCGCGTGGCTGGTATCGGGGCGGTGATGGACGGCTGGAGGCTTGGCTGTGATGTCATCGTGGGGGCGGGGTTTTAGACTGGCGCTGGTTTTAAAAGGCCGGAAATCCGTTTCTCcagcaccctgttgtggtcctatACTCTGTATTGCTGCTGTGTTCCTGATCTTCGTTGCCATTGACCCTTTGTctgcctgactactctttgGATTTTGACTCTGTACCTCTGCCCAGCTATCCCTCTGGCTTGTACGACTACCTGATCCGTGTACCGACTCGGCTTTCCTGTTCAAATATCCCATCCGTGTTTAACCCTTCAGCTCTGTTCTACCTGTGGGGTTTGTCTGGAGATTCCTTCACCTTATTTACTCAGTACCTATATCTACCTGCCAGCACTTGGCCTCCATGCTGTTGGGATCCTCTAAGTCCTGGTTGTCTGCTACTAAGGGCCCCTCTCTTGGTAACGGAGGActgggcagaataactcctgcggTGAGTGCCATTGTGCGGGTGGTCGTGACAACATGACAAATTACTCCGTGTCATGACTTAGTcgatggcctcttgttctaacatttctactCCTTTGAGATAAACTTCCattctgtactttattaaatccctttaaatatttaaatgtattttaatgataatttttatcctgcaaaataTTCACCATTTTTGTGGCCCTGCTCTGAACACTTTCCAATATGTCAATATCCCTCTAAAGATGGAGTCGCCAGAAGTGGAAACAATAGTTGTAGCATGTTACTAACCATCTGGCTTACGGGACTGCCAGTTCTACAGCTGAGCCTGTGTTTATTCAGTTGAATGTCGTCACCCAGAGTTTGACTTGTACAGAGAACAAAAAAGAGAACACATAGGACTTACCAAAGGAGAGGCTGTAACAGAGACAAAATGGATTCCTCAGTGTAAAGATTTCATACCATTCCAATATGTACTAATGTATATGCACACTATTAAAATGATGTGCcaactaaataccgtattggctcggatataggccgcccccgtatataggccgcaccctaaaagtttggtgcttttttaaagaaaaagttttttttctttaaaaaagcaccaaaaaaaacatgctgccactgtcctccctccccgagatatgctgccactgtcctccctccccgagatatgctgccactgtcctccctccccgcgatacgctgccgctgtcctccctccccgcgatccgctgccctccctccccgagatccgctgccctccctccccgagatccgctgccctccctccccgagatccgctgccctccctccccgagatccgctgccctccctccccgcgatacgctgccctccctccccgcgatacgctgccctccctccccgcgatacgctgccgctgccctccctccccgcgatacgctgccgctgtcctccctccccgcgatacgctgccgctgtcctccctccccgcgatacgctgccgctgtcctcctctgccccccctcctcgacttaccggagcagactcccgggtgtcttcagggccggcgagggacatctacgcaatacgcgtatgcaacttccggtaccgttaccggaagttgcatttgcgtattgcgtaaatgtctcccgccggccccgcaagacacccgggagtctgctccggtaagtcgggggtgggcagaggtaaaacgcttagataacctcccgtgccggcaccccccccccccccgtgggaagtgctggcaggggaggctgtctgagcgtatcggggagaaggatgcaggtcccctgcaccgctgcgggggatctgtatcttaaccccgctgcctgcccggcgcccgggactgcatgtcccgggcgtcgggcgctagaccccgaatataggccgcacccccactttaaaaacttaaagtgggggaaaaaagtgcggcctatattcgagccaatacggtatttccttTTAAAGCATATTATATAACCCGGCTAAGCGCCCTGCATCCGTTCTTTATTGTTGGGCACAAGAAGGGGACCAACTACAGGAGTGTCAACCAAGATGGGAAAACAGTTACATCTGGTCATCCAAGTCTTCACCCGTATTACACTGCAGCGTCATTATGTCATTCAATGACCAAATAATGCACTGGACACTCAGAATTAAGTTGAGAACCCACTTTTTGGGACATAAAATGGATACTTGCCCATATGCATGTCTTTAACACCAGCCTAGGTGGAGAAGTATAGCCTGTGTCAGAGCATATCCAGCACACCACTGCACACTACTTCATTACATTTGCCACCTGAACTATTGGCTTACTTTTTAAATGAGCTATAACAGGTTTTACACTATTGTGGTCCTTTCTATTGTTTTCCAGGTAAGGCCCAGTGACATGATTGATTGCATTAAAAACGGGGGCCAACCATGCCTGCCTTGCTGCAGCTGAACTATAAATGCTAGGATCCTCAGCCAAGCCACCACTGCTCTATGGTatgtacagtactgtatatacgtTCAATTAAAACcccaaataaaagaaataaaaaacaaaatcaacaaaGTTATCAAacaattttgccatttattaTGTGCAAAACACATATGATAAAACACAGGCATATGCAGAGGAGTCTTatctatttaaaaatgtgattgTTACAAATCCCCATTTATCTATAAGAATACAATTTCTATACAAACATGCCCACATTTCATTGTACAAATGCAACCGTTATTAAAACTACCCAGTTTTATTCTTATCGAAACAAATTCTTGTTTTAATCCATTTGTCTTCTAATACCAACCTTTATAACACAAAATTGCTTTAaataattagtgtttttttttattctcttaatacatataaatgtgtACCACCTAAGATAATAGTAAAAGCATGTGCCAGCACATTCGGGTTGGTTAAAACAATCATTTCCAACCAAGAACTCCTCGTTTACCTGCATGTCTAGTGTCTGAACCAGCAGACCATTACAGTACTGTTTCAAATCCTATGTTAGACGGCATTACTTTCCCCGTGTCTCACAAGTGTCTTACTAAATCTGTCTCACTTTAACCATTACCTCGGATATAACCACAATCAGATGgaccaaaatttaaaaaaggtaatattaatgttcctgTACTTCAGATTTCAAATATAGGTATTATGCTAGAACTGGATTTTTGGGACAGGGACTATCCCACAACTTAACAGTAGCCATAATTATTACTAGCAAAACATGGTTCCATGCGTTCTTTTGATGGATCCAGAGGGTACATTGGTGGCTGTTTAAACAGAATTACTAACTATTACAGACAAAATGCAAGCATTTGCTTGAAATAGTCTGTTTTACTTGTTAGGGAAAAGGTGAAGAAACTCTTCTTTAAACACCTCTacttgttgttatatatatatatagagctgTGCCCCGCAGAATAACGAATAATCAGGGAATGTTTTCTCAATGAGCTCCTCAAAGTTCTTTTACAACTTCTAACACGTCTCTGTTACGGGACAGGAATGAGGGATCCTCTATTAGGCAGTTACTGTGTAACGATCAATTATTTTCCTGCAACAATAcaggttttcttctttttatcacTAAATTCTATTCTGTGCTGAATGTACTAGATCTTTCATTACCTTCATGAATTTGACATTTCAACAGCCACATGCACTTACATCTTAATTTTCCATGGCCTGACCAACGTCACAGCTTCTGTACCTGCAGAGCGTAAGCAATTTAAGGTTTGAGCAACCACGCTTTAATGGTAGTTTAGTTTCTAATTGGTAAGAAGCAATCTGTAGACATTCAGTTGATAGATCATAGAACATGTATGGATTTGTTCTGAGGACCTATCCATATCGGTACAGCCTTAACAGAATACTTTAACAACCCGCAGATGGCAAGGGGGCAATGTAATAGATCACAGTTACCGATGATCAGCATCTTGACTTGGTCAGGCCATGTTAGCTTGGCATCCAGTTCCCTTCTGAGTTATTTCACTTACTTAAACTCTTACTTTTGCACATTTGCTGTAAGGAACTGCATTATATATAACAGACCCTTACGGCAGCCAAAGCtttaaaacatacacaaaaatcCCATGTATTTACGGAAAAACCAAGAATCTGCTTTCCAAAATCCTAACAATCTGtgcgacaaaaaaaaataaacactaacatatatataggTGAAATTCTCTACAGCCAGCAAGAGATATACATGTTCACTATATATTAAACGTTAAGTCACATGCACAAAAATAACACCTTAAAAAAGAAGGAAGATACAGTTTACCCGAAACTGCCATAGAAATCTCTATGAAatagatataaaaatgttttttgttgtttttacttttttttccattacagaCTACACACAAATTTTAAATAACCTTTTCATGTTTATGAAGCTGTTACAGTGATGCACTGCATCAAACAGTGTTgtcaaaaaaagtaatatttgagGCAATTCCAGCAGTTTCTCTGTATATTTTAGAAAAGTAGTCTGTAGTGGCTAAGGGAAACCATAGCTTCTTGCTTAACCACTATACAACCTCTCCCATTGCCATATTAAttacattatgttttgtttctagAGCGTCATCAGAttacatagcaataaacatatacaatataccgtatatatatgtaaatgtcattacagtctatttactaaagggaaaGGCGTCTTTAAACTCGttgactttactatacattacgGAGGCCCAGCCCGAGAAAGCTTCTGCTGCTGGAAAAGCTTGGCTGGTCCTTAATAATGAATGGTTAAATCggcaacatttctacaaaatCCCCTCACCCTTTGAAGGATACATAATGCATTGCCAGATCGGCCTTCATGCTTGAaaagtgttggcccttcataatgaatagggAATGTGAGTGAGTTGAAACCGCAACTCAACTCATGCAAATTCCCCAgccaactcttcctttagtgaatagaccccattgcTTTCCCAATACTAGGACCTCCAACATTTTAACTCCATCTCCTAGGATTCTCCTCTAGCACTAGGCTGGTTAAGAGGATCATTGACATTTTAAAGATCAATCACAGCTGAAATATCTCATTTGTGCTGCCTGGAGTAAAAAGGCCATAGTGATGCCTGTGTAAATGCAGTTAAGTGGGAGTAAAATACAGATTGAGTTATAGCCACAGTATGGCTACTAGTTGACCTACAGCAAGCacaaggcaaaaaaaaggcaagcTGAAGGAGATATATATTGGTAAAAAgcctatattatattattattctataaaGCCCTGTCATCAAGAAAATGAACAGGCTCCATGGAATAACATGACCATTTTTAACAACGTGAGTTATATTATGTCATCATTTGGTAATCTTCCTCCCCTTGTTGACACCACGAGGCCTGCTGTGCAGTATTGGCTTAATTTTCAAAAAAAGATACTTCTCAAAGTAAGGCAACATTCTTTTAAGATTCTGATATGTTACCTAAGTAgagaaatatgcattataagcGATAGAGCCCTACACTTCCTAAGATAATCTATGAATCCTTGCTTTTGAGTGAGGAGACAGTATGATAAGGGGGCACCACAGAGTCCCATAGGAGACTGGAGTTTAGCTTTCCTGTGGATAATGCAAATTCAACTTCTAAACTCAAGAGGGATCACGTATCATATAGTGGAGTATGCACTCTCAGGGGTAACTCCAGTTGCTGAGACCAATATCtttgttgtatttgttttttatttgtttttttattaatgaagtAAAGTCATTATTTGTGGCCTGTGCATGAgaatcaatatataaatatcaaatgTATTCCTGGTGGTTAGGTTGGAAAGGCAAGAAGTAGCTTGGCTGGAACACTGCATCCAAGGCATGAATTACACTTAATCaattgtgcttttttaaaattttggcaAAAGAAGATcccccagcaaaaaaaaatctttgtaaatTGAGGTTATATATGCCTTTTTTCATTTGGGTTTGTCCTTTTTATCAAAACCTAGACCAATTCTGTGGCCTAGATTTAAAGCAATAAGCAGACACGCTACCAATTTTGTGTTGATAAA contains:
- the NAA20 gene encoding N-alpha-acetyltransferase 20, whose protein sequence is MTSLRAFTCDDLFRFNNVNLDPLTETYGIPFYLQYLAHWPEYFIVAEAPGGEIMGYIMGKAEGSVAREEWHGHVTALSVAPEFRRLGLAAKLMDLLEEISERKGGFFVDLFVRVSNQVAVNMYKQLGYSVYRTVIEYYSASNGEPDEDAYDMRKALSRDTEKKSIIPLQHPVRPEDIE